In Treponema sp. OMZ 798, the following proteins share a genomic window:
- a CDS encoding ATP-binding cassette domain-containing protein, with amino-acid sequence MPEIILQNLTKRWGKFYGTDNLNLTIENNSFITLLGPSGCGKTTTLRMIAGLETPTSGKIIIDGETVFDSEQGINIPANKRKVGFLFQNYALWPNMTVYENISFGLKNIKEEMPLCDFEIKRIDDLKKILSESEKLIEIISDSQVKDKKAGKKPDEKIALIKIIDGFIVSEHTAKTVLSYGLEILDNREEKIKTILSGLDEKRAALLDRHKKNGVSVNANYELVDSNGEVVKKVRKLENEEIDLIVRRVSRIVKIGMFMDRYPNELSGGQQQRVAIARTLAPGPKVLFMDEPLSNLDAKLRLEMRSELQRLHLDTKSTFIYVTHDQLEAMTLATKICLMDNGLLQQYDAPLDIYEKPVNLFTADFIGNPSINFVEAVGETGEDGDFNLTCLEGLKFKFKPAQKIDYKEWLLKTEAEIKKEREEEAERTKNAEKENKILPFKYHIAKTDETELALNSPAPSEKDFILGIRPEFIKIHENGKLTGTIYSSMPTGMETTVKIKIGNLLLTGVVFLNIAYKIGEKINFDIESDRIMIFSGLNQRLISLGSLEKEV; translated from the coding sequence ATGCCTGAGATAATTTTACAAAACCTTACCAAAAGATGGGGGAAATTTTACGGAACGGATAATTTAAATTTAACTATAGAAAATAATTCGTTTATTACTCTGCTGGGGCCTTCAGGCTGCGGCAAAACAACAACACTTAGAATGATTGCCGGTCTTGAAACACCGACAAGCGGAAAGATAATAATCGACGGAGAAACCGTTTTTGACAGCGAACAAGGCATAAACATTCCTGCAAATAAAAGAAAGGTCGGCTTTTTGTTTCAAAACTATGCCCTCTGGCCGAATATGACCGTCTATGAAAACATAAGTTTCGGCTTAAAAAATATCAAAGAAGAAATGCCCCTCTGCGACTTTGAAATTAAAAGAATAGACGATTTAAAAAAGATTTTAAGTGAAAGCGAAAAACTTATCGAAATTATTTCCGATTCTCAAGTTAAAGATAAAAAAGCAGGTAAAAAGCCGGACGAAAAAATTGCCTTAATTAAAATTATCGATGGGTTTATCGTCTCAGAGCATACGGCAAAAACCGTTTTGTCTTACGGACTTGAAATACTTGATAATCGGGAAGAAAAAATAAAGACAATACTTTCCGGCTTGGATGAAAAAAGAGCTGCTCTTTTGGATAGGCATAAAAAGAACGGAGTTTCAGTAAATGCAAATTATGAGCTTGTAGATTCAAATGGTGAAGTTGTAAAGAAAGTGCGTAAACTCGAAAACGAAGAAATAGACTTAATAGTCCGCCGAGTTTCCCGCATCGTAAAAATCGGAATGTTTATGGATAGGTATCCTAACGAGCTTTCAGGCGGACAGCAGCAAAGGGTTGCCATTGCCCGAACCTTGGCTCCCGGGCCTAAGGTTCTTTTTATGGATGAACCCCTTTCAAACCTCGATGCAAAGCTGCGTCTTGAAATGCGCAGTGAATTGCAGCGCCTTCATCTGGACACAAAATCGACCTTTATCTATGTTACCCATGATCAGCTCGAAGCTATGACCTTGGCTACAAAGATATGCTTGATGGATAACGGCCTTTTGCAGCAATATGATGCTCCCTTGGACATCTACGAAAAACCCGTAAACCTCTTTACGGCAGACTTTATAGGTAACCCCTCTATAAATTTTGTAGAAGCCGTAGGTGAGACCGGTGAAGACGGAGATTTTAATTTAACTTGTTTAGAAGGTTTAAAATTTAAATTTAAACCTGCACAAAAAATCGATTATAAAGAATGGCTTTTAAAAACGGAAGCTGAAATTAAAAAAGAAAGGGAAGAAGAAGCCGAGCGTACAAAAAACGCCGAAAAAGAAAATAAGATTTTGCCCTTTAAGTATCATATTGCAAAAACCGACGAAACCGAGCTTGCTTTAAATTCGCCAGCTCCGAGCGAAAAAGATTTTATTCTCGGCATCCGTCCCGAATTTATTAAAATACACGAAAACGGAAAACTTACCGGAACAATCTACAGCTCGATGCCCACAGGTATGGAAACAACAGTAAAAATAAAGATAGGGAACCTTCTTTTAACGGGTGTAGTATTTTTAAACATAGCCTACAAGATAGGTGAAAAAATAAACTTCGATATTGAAAGCGACAGAATTATGATCTTTTCGGGACTTAATCAGAGGTTGATTTCTTTGGGCTCCTTGGAAAAAGAAGTTTAA
- the pcp gene encoding pyroglutamyl-peptidase I, translated as MKILVTGFDPFGGEKVNPALETIKLLPNQILGAQIIKLEIPTVIGKSVAKIKEMIEKENPDVVLSIGQAGNRADISVERIGINIDDCRIPDNEGNQPIDEPVVKDGPAAYFVTLPIKAIVEKVKAGKIPASISNTAGTFICNHVCYGVAHIAAARTAQGKPMKSGFIHIPFLPEQAVGKPATTPSMSLEMIVRGIELAIEAIVENDADIKVSGGKIC; from the coding sequence ATGAAGATTTTAGTTACAGGTTTTGATCCTTTCGGAGGGGAAAAGGTAAATCCCGCCCTCGAAACGATTAAGCTCCTTCCCAATCAAATCTTGGGAGCACAAATTATCAAGCTGGAAATTCCGACCGTTATCGGAAAATCCGTAGCAAAGATAAAAGAAATGATTGAAAAAGAAAATCCCGATGTTGTTTTAAGTATCGGTCAAGCCGGAAACCGTGCCGATATTTCGGTAGAAAGAATCGGTATAAATATTGACGACTGCCGAATTCCCGACAATGAAGGCAATCAGCCGATTGATGAGCCTGTTGTAAAAGACGGCCCTGCTGCCTACTTTGTTACTTTACCGATTAAGGCCATTGTCGAGAAGGTAAAGGCAGGCAAAATACCTGCTTCAATATCGAATACGGCAGGGACATTTATCTGCAACCATGTTTGCTACGGTGTTGCTCATATTGCAGCCGCAAGAACAGCCCAAGGCAAGCCGATGAAAAGCGGCTTTATTCATATTCCGTTTTTGCCCGAACAGGCTGTCGGAAAGCCTGCAACAACTCCCTCGATGAGCCTTGAGATGATTGTAAGGGGAATCGAACTTGCAATAGAAGCCATTGTCGAAAACGATGCCGATATAAAGGTTTCGGGCGGCAAAATTTGCTAA
- a CDS encoding leucine-rich repeat domain-containing protein → MKNIAKYTVISIFILMLYTACPYNKGAYPGITSGSQDSVPSAPYVEGGISLVVSRDKKTININVKSSNGTPIELEECTASSVPHDTYENVTAKNRIIILKPQTGADIIGLNCPNQAVLKINASGCKTLTSLTCNKNLLDSLILPADSQLTHLACAENKLTALNIQACKNLESLECGKNKLTSLDLSGLNNLTKAECWQNNLTELKLTGCTALTKLDCETNNLSALNLSNLTALTEVNCKSNKLTELTVTGCTQLAKLDISGLNQLQTVLCHGNKLNEINITDCTALKQIECYNNDLNKDAFTTLLNTLPDRTSAETEGKAVLYKEGETGNVTDFTTPEALANAVTAAKNKNWKLYKKTGTDTDEEI, encoded by the coding sequence ATGAAAAATATTGCAAAATATACAGTTATAAGCATATTTATTCTTATGCTGTACACCGCCTGTCCCTATAATAAGGGAGCCTACCCTGGCATCACCTCCGGCTCACAGGATTCCGTTCCTTCCGCACCCTATGTCGAAGGCGGTATTTCGCTGGTAGTAAGTCGGGATAAAAAGACGATAAATATTAACGTAAAAAGCAGTAACGGCACACCGATTGAACTCGAAGAATGTACCGCATCTTCCGTTCCGCATGATACATACGAAAATGTAACGGCAAAAAACAGAATCATCATCTTAAAGCCTCAAACCGGTGCCGATATTATAGGATTAAACTGTCCTAACCAAGCCGTGCTGAAAATAAATGCCTCAGGATGTAAAACGCTTACAAGCTTAACCTGCAATAAAAATCTGCTGGACAGCCTTATTCTTCCTGCCGATTCGCAGTTAACCCATTTAGCATGTGCGGAGAATAAACTTACTGCTCTTAATATACAAGCATGTAAAAACCTTGAAAGCCTTGAATGCGGAAAAAATAAGCTGACATCGCTCGACCTCAGCGGGTTAAACAACTTGACTAAAGCGGAGTGTTGGCAAAATAATCTTACCGAACTTAAGCTGACCGGCTGTACCGCTTTAACAAAGCTTGACTGCGAAACCAACAATTTGTCGGCACTTAATCTCAGTAATTTAACGGCTTTGACAGAAGTAAACTGTAAGTCAAATAAGCTTACAGAGCTTACCGTAACCGGCTGTACCCAATTAGCAAAACTGGATATAAGCGGTCTTAATCAGCTGCAAACCGTATTATGCCATGGGAACAAACTGAACGAGATAAATATTACAGACTGTACCGCTTTAAAACAAATAGAGTGTTATAACAATGACTTGAATAAAGACGCCTTTACAACGCTTTTAAATACCCTGCCGGATAGAACTTCCGCCGAGACGGAGGGGAAGGCCGTATTGTACAAAGAAGGCGAAACGGGTAATGTAACCGATTTTACAACACCGGAAGCTTTGGCGAATGCAGTTACCGCTGCTAAAAATAAAAACTGGAAATTGTACAAAAAAACCGGCACGGATACGGACGAAGAAATATAA
- a CDS encoding ABC transporter permease, with protein sequence MEEILTKTIPRAVFLNQSKDFFRKPQNMILLIFGVVLSVTTIAPIVTILLDTITVHPGTIDAMHGPDGFTVFNWKDIFTGSLAVRNFWSPLTNTLLLAIFSCIGAILIGGVFAYLITRTNIKCKKYLNIVFIFPYIMPQWTLALTWMNLFKSTAVTGGSNGILAGLFGITMPAWWAEGLFPSIVVLSLHYAAFAYILIGGIFKNMDSNLEEAALILNTSKSKIFRKVTLPLLRPAILSTILLVFGSAMGSYPVPHYLKLTTLSTKYIDLKVVRTGQASIIGVVMMVFGILILITNRLSMKSRKNYTTITGKSGQVSKVNVGKIGQYLIPAILIIVTLFTGIYPVISFAFETFLPNPGDYSFFRTGDFANLTLKWWTHHSAEDVGMYGQFGILYNRAFWMSFRGTILVAVSCALLAGTIGLLIGYAVSKHRRNKFANYVNDIAFLPYLLPSLAVGIAFFIFGSMMGIYDTFLLLIIVGTIKYIPFSSRSSLNSMLQISNEIEESALIQDTPWHKRMTRIIIPIQKTAILSGYLLPFITCVRELSLFMLLCSQSKISTTMLDYYDEMGLYAFSSAINLILIIFILAVNFGLNKLTKAGIDSGLGGR encoded by the coding sequence TTGGAGGAGATTTTGACTAAGACAATTCCGCGTGCCGTATTTTTAAATCAAAGCAAAGATTTTTTTAGAAAGCCGCAAAATATGATATTGCTTATATTCGGTGTTGTGCTTTCTGTTACGACTATAGCTCCGATAGTAACTATTCTTTTGGATACAATTACAGTTCACCCCGGTACTATAGATGCCATGCATGGGCCTGACGGCTTTACCGTTTTTAACTGGAAGGATATTTTTACCGGCTCTCTTGCTGTAAGAAATTTTTGGAGCCCGCTTACAAATACCTTGCTGCTTGCGATATTCAGCTGCATAGGAGCTATCTTAATAGGCGGCGTTTTTGCATATTTGATTACGCGTACAAATATAAAATGTAAAAAATATCTGAATATCGTTTTTATTTTTCCATATATAATGCCTCAGTGGACATTAGCTCTTACATGGATGAACCTTTTTAAGAGCACAGCCGTTACGGGAGGCTCTAACGGAATTCTTGCAGGGCTTTTCGGCATTACGATGCCTGCATGGTGGGCAGAAGGCCTTTTCCCTTCTATAGTTGTTTTGTCCTTGCACTATGCGGCCTTTGCCTATATCTTAATAGGCGGCATATTTAAAAATATGGACTCCAACCTTGAAGAAGCAGCCTTGATCTTAAATACCTCAAAATCAAAGATATTCCGCAAGGTAACCCTTCCCTTATTAAGACCTGCAATCCTATCTACTATTTTGCTCGTATTCGGAAGTGCTATGGGAAGCTATCCCGTTCCACACTACTTAAAATTGACAACCCTTTCTACAAAATACATAGACTTAAAGGTTGTAAGGACGGGACAGGCGAGCATTATCGGCGTAGTGATGATGGTCTTTGGAATTTTAATTCTGATTACAAACAGGCTCAGTATGAAGTCCCGAAAAAACTATACCACAATCACGGGCAAAAGCGGACAGGTCAGCAAGGTAAATGTAGGGAAAATCGGACAATATTTAATTCCTGCAATTTTAATTATCGTTACCTTATTTACAGGAATATATCCTGTTATTTCCTTTGCCTTTGAAACATTTTTACCCAACCCGGGAGATTACAGTTTTTTTAGAACCGGAGACTTTGCAAACCTGACCTTAAAATGGTGGACTCATCACTCTGCAGAAGATGTCGGTATGTACGGCCAGTTCGGTATTTTATATAACCGGGCCTTTTGGATGAGCTTTAGAGGAACCATACTCGTTGCCGTTTCTTGTGCCTTGCTTGCAGGAACAATAGGTCTTTTAATAGGCTATGCAGTAAGCAAGCACAGAAGAAACAAATTTGCAAACTATGTAAACGACATAGCTTTTTTGCCATACCTTTTGCCTTCTCTCGCTGTAGGTATAGCATTCTTTATCTTCGGGTCGATGATGGGCATCTATGATACATTTTTGCTTTTGATAATAGTCGGAACAATTAAGTACATTCCTTTTTCGTCGAGGAGCTCTCTTAACTCGATGCTTCAAATCAGCAACGAGATAGAAGAATCGGCTTTGATACAGGATACGCCTTGGCATAAGCGCATGACAAGGATAATAATTCCTATTCAAAAGACGGCAATTTTAAGCGGCTATCTTTTACCCTTTATAACCTGCGTTAGAGAGCTAAGCTTATTTATGCTTTTGTGCAGTCAGTCCAAGATAAGCACAACCATGTTGGACTATTATGACGAAATGGGCTTATACGCCTTTTCAAGTGCAATCAACTTAATTTTAATTATATTTATTTTGGCCGTCAACTTTGGATTAAACAAACTTACAAAGGCTGGAATTGATTCGGGACTAGGAGGAAGATAA
- a CDS encoding DUF969 domain-containing protein encodes MNYLVLIGVVIIIVGFILKLDVVAVVLISGLVTGLIAKMGFVEVLNAIGTGFVNNRYMSLFFVSFPVIAIMERYGLKERAADFIKKIKGASAGMVIWLYILIRTIASAFSIRLGGHVQFIRPLILPMAEGAAQKHIKLTEDDIEKIKGLAGASENYGNFFGQNIFPVASGVLLITGTLKEQGFDITNTDVAKYSIFAGVAMVLIALIQCWLFEKSLRKGE; translated from the coding sequence ATGAACTATTTGGTTTTAATCGGCGTTGTTATTATCATCGTCGGCTTTATTTTAAAGCTCGATGTAGTTGCAGTAGTCTTGATTTCGGGACTTGTAACAGGCTTGATTGCAAAGATGGGTTTTGTTGAAGTTCTCAATGCTATCGGAACAGGTTTTGTAAACAACCGCTACATGAGTTTGTTCTTTGTTTCTTTCCCTGTAATTGCAATTATGGAGCGGTATGGGTTAAAAGAGCGTGCTGCAGACTTTATTAAAAAAATTAAGGGTGCAAGTGCGGGTATGGTTATTTGGCTTTACATTCTTATAAGGACAATTGCTTCGGCTTTTTCGATCAGGTTGGGCGGTCATGTTCAGTTTATCAGACCCTTAATCCTCCCGATGGCTGAAGGTGCGGCTCAAAAACATATAAAGCTTACCGAGGACGACATCGAAAAAATTAAAGGCCTTGCAGGTGCTTCCGAAAACTACGGAAACTTTTTCGGTCAAAATATCTTCCCTGTTGCATCAGGTGTTCTTTTAATTACAGGAACACTAAAGGAGCAGGGTTTTGATATTACAAATACGGATGTAGCTAAGTACTCAATTTTTGCAGGTGTTGCAATGGTTCTTATAGCCTTGATACAGTGCTGGCTTTTTGAAAAATCACTTAGAAAGGGGGAGTAG
- a CDS encoding tetratricopeptide repeat protein, whose amino-acid sequence MKKIIFFLCYLLLITSLVFAQDINHDMINPTRNKNAEAAYKEGTNYYEAQNFEKAEEFFKKALKFDPDFIDASNFLGLIYYRQSKNVEAIKTFEKAIKDAQRLKVSDIMLHLNLALAYEENGMIDKAISAYLHVVANDENNPEGNYGLALLLYNNGKEVRALEFFKYAFNLYMKNESHYAFQALYFIAACYYKLGDYNLARMSYSKIKDDLILKEYGISNKDIDMLRTAEKKEKEALKKANFKFQKYGLNVKSVPYLKEIQPPKKFGISVEKAFEFTDGSGLVYYAYAKENKPTEMDSVYAFIHQTSQKLAGKEPSLREIYASKIDQSYTLKEELGADFQIVDALVFPQAPDLNQYNYVWVNAIYQKGNGIIFQIALIKDVDFDMDQLFDSYFNCSF is encoded by the coding sequence ATGAAAAAGATTATCTTTTTTTTGTGTTATTTGTTGTTAATAACAAGTTTGGTTTTTGCTCAGGATATTAATCATGATATGATTAATCCTACCAGAAATAAAAATGCTGAGGCGGCTTATAAGGAAGGAACGAATTATTATGAAGCACAAAATTTTGAAAAAGCTGAGGAGTTTTTCAAAAAAGCCCTTAAATTCGACCCCGATTTTATTGATGCCTCTAATTTTCTGGGACTTATATATTACAGGCAAAGCAAAAATGTTGAGGCGATAAAGACCTTTGAAAAAGCCATAAAAGATGCACAAAGATTAAAGGTATCGGATATTATGCTGCATCTTAACCTTGCTCTTGCTTATGAAGAAAATGGAATGATTGATAAAGCAATCAGTGCATATCTTCATGTTGTGGCTAATGATGAAAACAACCCTGAGGGAAATTACGGATTGGCCTTATTATTATACAATAACGGTAAAGAAGTTCGAGCTTTAGAGTTTTTTAAATATGCGTTCAATCTATATATGAAAAATGAATCTCATTATGCATTTCAGGCTTTATATTTTATTGCAGCATGTTATTATAAGCTCGGAGATTATAACTTAGCAAGGATGAGTTATTCAAAAATCAAGGATGACCTAATCTTAAAAGAATATGGAATTTCCAATAAAGATATTGATATGCTTAGAACTGCAGAAAAAAAAGAAAAAGAGGCCTTAAAAAAAGCAAATTTTAAATTTCAAAAATATGGATTAAATGTTAAGTCTGTTCCATATCTTAAAGAGATCCAGCCGCCAAAAAAATTTGGAATATCGGTCGAAAAAGCCTTTGAATTTACTGACGGTTCAGGCCTTGTTTATTATGCTTATGCAAAAGAAAATAAGCCAACAGAAATGGACTCAGTCTACGCCTTTATTCATCAAACTTCTCAAAAGCTTGCAGGCAAAGAACCGTCTTTGCGTGAAATATATGCTTCAAAAATCGATCAGAGTTATACCCTTAAGGAGGAATTAGGTGCTGATTTTCAGATTGTAGATGCTCTGGTTTTCCCTCAAGCTCCGGATTTAAATCAGTATAATTATGTTTGGGTAAATGCAATATATCAAAAAGGTAATGGAATAATATTCCAAATTGCTTTGATTAAAGATGTAGATTTTGATATGGATCAATTATTCGATTCTTATTTTAATTGCAGCTTTTAA
- a CDS encoding methyl-accepting chemotaxis protein: MEKSKVKKTARRSLVFKISTVVCCVFIFSAGLIGTIIFQQFANIILGDIKTSLSSRIDNEANIIYGRIFSKMETKSIDYALLITNLGFQDPENLKKISSITMGSDKNIVGGGFWLEPYVIEGEKFYGPYWYTENNTVKMTWEYSNEKNDYRKFVWYKNDGIAQKKNVVWSELYNDEVTGVPMITATSPIVSGAKKLGVVTIDLGLEPLSRYFGSLAFEDIKNYSLSLVNNKGFCLNNKNKDLIGQKIFDFEIEARKQLIEDSKKIIFISPIEDTGIYISLEVTKAVIFKSFYKLLTVNILLAVFFVLVLIFLVIFFMRNILIKPLFKIVQALKQITSGDLTVRLPIKSNDEIGELSAYFNNAMEQIGNAIKSFEKNTEIMNMVGDELAKNMTETASEINQISSRIEGVKQQALIQASSVDNTSKTVDSIIDRIKSQNGSIEIQAASVSESSSAIEEMTSNISSITQTIEKTDDMIGELANATADGKKNVASSNAITQQIAEESGSLLEASSVIQHIASQTNLLAMNAAIEAAHAGEAGKGFAVVADEIRKLAEESAAQAKAITFTLKNLSSEIDTLSDSAKSAEEQFNFIFNLSDKVKNMSTDLTDAMKEQENGSREVLLAIQEIRTVTTKVIEGSGEMLKGGTAVSGEMGKLNNLTDLITDSMNEMAAGAVHINNTIQEINQITQKNKKSIEALSEEVKKFKV, translated from the coding sequence ATGGAAAAAAGTAAGGTAAAAAAAACGGCACGCAGAAGTCTTGTTTTTAAAATTTCTACAGTAGTATGTTGTGTTTTTATTTTTTCTGCAGGACTTATTGGAACTATCATTTTTCAGCAATTTGCTAACATAATTCTGGGAGATATAAAAACAAGTCTTTCGTCACGCATAGATAATGAGGCAAATATAATTTACGGTAGGATTTTTTCAAAGATGGAAACTAAATCTATTGATTACGCCTTACTGATTACTAATTTAGGCTTTCAAGATCCGGAAAACCTCAAAAAGATAAGCAGCATAACTATGGGGTCCGATAAAAACATCGTAGGAGGAGGCTTTTGGCTTGAACCATATGTTATAGAAGGAGAAAAATTTTACGGTCCCTATTGGTACACCGAAAATAATACTGTAAAAATGACTTGGGAATACAGTAACGAAAAAAACGACTACCGGAAATTCGTTTGGTACAAAAATGACGGTATTGCTCAAAAGAAAAACGTTGTTTGGAGCGAACTTTATAATGATGAGGTTACCGGAGTACCAATGATAACAGCGACATCTCCCATTGTTTCAGGAGCAAAGAAATTAGGCGTAGTCACTATAGACCTTGGGCTTGAACCTTTAAGCCGTTACTTTGGAAGTCTAGCCTTTGAAGATATAAAAAATTACTCTTTATCTTTAGTAAACAATAAAGGATTTTGTTTAAATAACAAAAATAAAGATTTAATCGGTCAAAAAATTTTTGACTTTGAAATAGAGGCTAGGAAACAGCTGATAGAAGACAGCAAAAAAATAATATTTATTTCACCTATAGAAGACACCGGCATTTATATCTCACTTGAAGTAACAAAGGCAGTCATATTTAAGAGCTTTTATAAACTGCTTACAGTAAATATTTTACTTGCCGTTTTTTTTGTACTTGTTTTGATTTTTTTAGTCATATTTTTTATGAGAAATATTCTTATAAAACCTCTTTTTAAAATTGTTCAAGCCCTTAAACAAATAACGTCCGGAGATTTAACCGTAAGACTTCCTATAAAATCAAATGATGAGATAGGAGAGCTGTCAGCATACTTTAACAACGCAATGGAACAGATAGGGAATGCTATAAAATCCTTTGAAAAAAATACCGAAATCATGAATATGGTAGGAGATGAACTTGCAAAAAATATGACTGAAACGGCAAGTGAAATAAACCAAATCAGCTCAAGAATTGAAGGAGTAAAACAGCAAGCCCTGATACAAGCATCAAGTGTGGATAATACATCAAAAACAGTAGACAGTATAATAGACAGAATCAAAAGTCAAAATGGCAGTATTGAAATTCAGGCGGCAAGTGTTTCAGAATCATCATCTGCAATAGAAGAGATGACCTCAAATATAAGCTCAATCACTCAAACTATTGAAAAAACCGATGATATGATAGGCGAGCTTGCAAATGCAACGGCAGACGGCAAAAAGAACGTTGCAAGTTCAAATGCTATAACGCAGCAAATAGCTGAAGAATCAGGCAGTCTTTTAGAAGCTTCAAGTGTAATTCAGCACATTGCAAGTCAGACGAATCTTCTAGCCATGAATGCAGCTATTGAAGCGGCTCATGCAGGAGAAGCAGGAAAGGGATTTGCTGTAGTAGCCGACGAAATAAGAAAACTGGCAGAAGAATCGGCAGCTCAGGCCAAAGCCATTACCTTCACATTAAAAAATTTAAGCTCCGAAATCGATACCCTTTCAGATTCTGCAAAATCGGCTGAGGAACAATTCAACTTTATATTTAACCTTTCTGATAAAGTAAAAAATATGAGTACCGATCTTACAGATGCCATGAAGGAGCAAGAAAACGGCAGTAGGGAAGTTCTACTTGCAATCCAAGAAATCAGAACGGTAACCACAAAAGTAATAGAAGGATCCGGTGAAATGCTAAAAGGAGGAACAGCTGTATCGGGAGAAATGGGAAAACTTAATAATTTAACCGATCTTATAACCGACAGCATGAATGAAATGGCTGCAGGTGCAGTGCATATAAACAATACAATACAGGAAATAAACCAAATCACTCAGAAAAATAAAAAAAGCATTGAAGCCCTATCTGAAGAGGTTAAAAAATTTAAGGTGTAA
- a CDS encoding DUF979 domain-containing protein: protein MFSFINNNSMIIDEIIYGLCGLVSIITAVISLKDKKNPIGTFLFWGILGLLFMFGKVLVLNVPYGGAIIGALLVGLGVLTLTKQVKVADIPSATKEEIVENSKKVGNKIFIPAVLIGVVAMFLAQMKSFKISLGTNAAGKEIIFGFTTAQVVGIASIVALIFAVLLTKPKMKESINDTSKMLMQVGSSSLLPQLLGVLGAIFATAGIGKIIGHFASGIVPQGVPVLGVIAYCLGMVIFTMIMGNAFAAFTVITIGVGAPFVIAQGGNPAIVGALGMTCGYCGTLLTPMAANFNIVPAAILETENKYTLIKAQAFMSFALIIVHIILMLTLAF from the coding sequence ATGTTTAGTTTTATTAATAATAACAGCATGATCATCGATGAAATTATATATGGTCTTTGCGGTCTTGTTTCAATTATTACAGCCGTAATCTCCTTAAAAGATAAAAAGAATCCTATCGGAACATTCTTGTTTTGGGGAATTTTGGGTCTCTTGTTTATGTTCGGAAAGGTTCTTGTACTCAATGTGCCCTACGGCGGAGCCATCATCGGCGCTTTATTGGTAGGTCTTGGTGTTCTTACTCTTACAAAGCAGGTAAAGGTTGCAGATATTCCTTCTGCTACAAAAGAAGAAATTGTAGAAAATTCTAAAAAGGTCGGAAATAAGATTTTTATACCTGCCGTTTTGATTGGTGTTGTCGCCATGTTCTTGGCACAGATGAAGAGCTTTAAAATTTCTCTCGGAACAAATGCTGCCGGAAAAGAAATTATCTTCGGATTTACTACAGCTCAGGTTGTCGGTATAGCTTCTATCGTTGCCCTCATCTTTGCGGTTCTTTTGACCAAACCTAAGATGAAGGAATCTATTAACGATACATCAAAGATGCTTATGCAGGTAGGTTCTTCCAGCTTACTTCCCCAGCTTCTCGGTGTTTTGGGTGCAATTTTTGCAACAGCCGGCATCGGCAAAATCATAGGCCATTTTGCAAGCGGTATTGTTCCTCAGGGTGTTCCGGTCCTTGGTGTTATTGCATACTGCTTAGGTATGGTAATCTTTACAATGATTATGGGTAATGCTTTCGCTGCCTTTACCGTTATCACAATCGGTGTAGGTGCTCCATTTGTAATTGCACAGGGCGGCAACCCTGCAATTGTAGGAGCCCTCGGTATGACCTGCGGATATTGCGGTACTCTTTTAACACCCATGGCTGCAAACTTTAACATTGTTCCTGCAGCAATTTTGGAAACCGAAAACAAATATACCCTGATAAAAGCACAAGCCTTTATGTCCTTTGCTTTGATTATTGTTCACATTATTTTGATGCTGACTCTTGCCTTTTAA